A region of the Nocardia nova SH22a genome:
TCCTTCGATCCTCGGCTCACCGTGGCCGGAATCCTCGGCGCCGCCATCGCGCGCGGTGGGGTGCCGCGCGGGCCGGGCCGCCGGACCCGGGCCCTCGAACTGCTCGATCAGGTCGGTCTGGCGGCGACCGTACTCGACCGCCGCCCGCGCGATCTGTCCGGCGGGCAGCGGCAGCGGGTGGGAATCGCCCGCGCGCTGGCCCCGGGACCGGAGATCCTGGTCTGCGACGAACCGGTTTCGGCGCTGGATGTCTCGGTGCAGGCGCAGATCCTCGATCTGCTCACGTCCCTGCAGCACGAACTCGGCGTGGCCATGCTGTTCATCTCCCATGATCTGGGCGTCATCCACCATCTCAGCGATCGGATCCTGGTGATGAAGGACGGCCGGATCGTGGAGGACGGCGAGGCGACCCGCGTATTCGCCTGTCCCCGAGACCCGTACACCAGGCAACTGCTCGCCGCGACCGCGGTGCGTTCGGAGGACCCGCGGGTCTCCGATCGACCGGCGGCCCCGGTGCCGAGCTGATCAGCGGAGGCTGTGAATGTCTGAATCCGCCTCGCCGGTCGTCGCCATCGTCGGCGCGGGCCCCAAGGGCATCGGTGTGCTGGAACGGATCTGCGCCGGTGCGCCGGAGCTGCTCGGCGACCGGAATCTCGTTGTCCACCTGATCGATCCGTATCCGCCCGGTCCCGGACGGGTCTGGCGCCATGATCAGTCACCGCTGCTGCTGATGAACTCCAAGGCGGCCGACGTCACCATGTTCACCGACGACAGCGTGCGGTGCGAGGGGCCGCCGAGGCCGGGGCCCACCCTCGCCGAATGGGTCGAGCAGGTCCGAGACGGCGCCCTGAACGCCGACATCGACCCCGGTCTGCGCGACGAGCTGCACCGTGCCACACCCGCGACCTTCCACACCCGCCGCATGCAGAGCGCGTATCTGTCCTGGTGCTATCGCCGGATCCTCGACACCCGACCGGATTCGGTCGAGGTGCGGGTGCACGGCACCGAAGCGATCGATCTCACCGAATCCGGTGACGATCAGCTGGTGTGGCTGCGCGGCGAGCCGCGGCCGCTGCGCGCCGATGTGGTCGTGCTGACCGTCGGCCACCTCGACGGCGAGACCGACGAAACCGGCCGGGCGCTCAGCGATTTCGCGCACCGGCACGGCCGCGCCTACTTCCCGCCTGGCTATACCGCCGACACAGACCTCTCGCCCATCGCACCCGGAGAATCGGTGCTGGTGCGGGGATTCGGACTGGCCTTCATCGATCTGCTGACCCTGCTGACCGAGGGCCGCGGCGGGAGCTACGAGACCGCCGACGACGGCGCCCTGGTCTACCGGCCCTCCGGCGCCGAGCCGGTCCTGCACATCGGATCTCGCCGCGGTGTCCCGTACCGGCCCAAGCCCGGTTACGGACTACGCGGCGCCGCAGCGCAATTGCCGTGCTTCTTCGGCCCGGACGAGATCGCCGCGCTGGCAGCCCGGCCCGGCCCGATCCGATTCCGGCCGGATCTGTGGCCGCTGATCGCGAAGGAACTCGGCTGGGGCTACTACACCGAGCTGTTCACCGCCCATCCCGAGCGGGTGCGGATGGAGTTCGCGGAATTCGCCGAGCGCTACCGCGAACTCGACTGGGACAGTGCGGAATTGCGCACCCTGGTGGCCAAGTCGGTCCCCGCCGCCGAGGATCGCTTCGACCCGGACGAACTGGATCGGCCGCTGACCGCCGCGACCGCCGCCGACGCACCCGCACTGGCCGCCCGGGTCCGCGAGCACATCACCCGGGTGCTCGAGCGCGGCGGGGACAGCGCGTTCAGCGCGGACCTCGGCGCGGTCACCGCGATGCTGTCGGTGTTCCGGCAACTGCCGACCGCCGTCGCCACCGGAAAGCTCGACCCGGCATCGCAATTGTTCGATGTGGACGGCTGGTGGTTCGGCTTCTTCAGCTACATCGGCAGCGGCCCGCCCCGGGCGCGGCTCGAGGAACTGCTGGCCCTGGAACGCGCCGGGATCGTCTCGTTCGTGGGACCGGACATGTGGGTAGCGACCGACGAGGAGCGCGGCCTGTTCCTGGGCGGTAGCCGGCAGGCGCCCGGCACGGTCACCGCGACGGCCCTCGTCGATGCCCGGCTGCCGCCACCCGATGTCACCCGCACGACCAATCCGATCGTGCGGGCCCTGCACGAGCGCGGGCGGCTGGGGGCGGAGCGACTCGTCGGCGAGTCGTCGGCCTACAGCACCGGCCGCATCCACACCTCCGGTATCGACGGGCAGCTCTTCGACGCGGCCGGGGTCGTGCACCCGCGGCGCTTCGCGCTGGGCCCGCACACCAGCCTGCGCATCGCGGGCGCGTTCAGCAGACCGCACACCAATGCGCTCGGCTTCCGCGAAAACGACAGTGTCGCACAACAAGTGCTGCGGTTGGTCGGCGCCGACCGGCCGATCCGGCAGCCGCAACGATAGGAGAGCCATGGCCCACCAGACCCGTAAGACGTACGCCCGCGTGCTGACCAACGATCTGAAGGACACCGTCGGCGTGCTGCGCGAACTCGTCGGCCGCGACCCCGATTTCGAGGTCACCTTCGGCCGCTTCGACATCGCGCTGATCGGCGATTTCTGCGTCGTCGCCGGAACCGACGAGGCGCTGGACCGCTACCGCGGCACGGTCGGCCCGGTGATCGTCGCGGATCTCGACGCCACGGTGACCCTGCTCGAGGGCGCCGGTGCGGAGGTCACCGTGGCGCCGTTCGAGGGACCGGCCGGACGCGGCTTCCTGGTCCGCCACCCCGACGGCGTCGAATTCGAGTACGTGCAGTTCCGCCCCGAGCTGGCCCGCCGGGTGTTCGGCTGAGATCTTTCTTTTCTGCTCAGTGTGAACGGAATCGCAAAAGCGGAAAACGCCCTGTATTCCGGATACGAACCGACCGTAGCCCCGCAACGAGGGACTGCAGGCGGTCGGGTGGTCGGTTACGATAGCAGCACGGTAATGCTTCGATTCGGCCGACCGCAATTCACTATCAGCCGAACCGGACGGCGCGGTACCACATTTCGAGAATTCCGCGCCTTTCCGGTCTGAACGGTCTGAACGGTACGGGGACTGCCCCGGAGGTCCCGTACCGCGGTGCCCCGGGGCAGAACGACGAGGTTCCTCGATCCCCGGTGCGTGGTCGCCAAAGAGCGAGATGAGGGCGCCCCGTTGTTTGTCGAACGTCGATCACAGCTTGTCACCCTGGAGCGAATACATCACCAATGTATTGCCGGAAAGGGGGGAATATCGCTGATTGCGGGCCCCGTCGGCAGCGGTAAGACGGAATTGCTCGAGATATTCGCGGAACAGTTGTCCGCGGCGGGGACGACAATCCTCGAGGCCGTCGGTTCGCCACGGGAATGCGACCAGGCGTTCGGAATTCTTCAGCAGCTGTTCGCGGGCCTGCGTGACCGTGCCGACTACACGCGGGTCCGGCAGTTGCTGTCCGACAGCGCATCCCGGCTCACCGGACCGGACGGCGAGCGGGACGCGCAAGTCCTGCGCAATCACGCGAATCAGGAACTGTGGGCGATGGTGCGGCGATTGTCGGCGCAGGCGCCGGTCGCCATCATCGTCGACGACCTCCACTACGCGGATCTGGCCTCGTTGCAGTCGCTGCTGTACTTCAGCGGCCGCCTCCGGTCGGCGCGGGTCATGATCGTCGGCACGCGCACCGATCTCCCGTCCTTCGCCGGTGATCAGCGCGCGGTGCTGGTCACCGAGTTGCTCCGCCGTCCCCGGTTCCACCTGTTGCGCACCGGCCCGCTGACCGTCGACGGCGTCCGGGAGACATTGGCCGAGCGGATCGGCGTGCCGGTGGGGCCGGGCCTGGCGGAGTCCTGGCATCGCCTCACCGGCGGCAGCCCGTTCCTGCTGCGAGCACTCACCGAGGACAACGGATCGGCCGGTCTCACACTGGCACAACGACTTTCCGAACCCGTCGCCGGAGTCGAGTTCGCCAAGGCCGCGCTGGCGTGCGCGCATCGCGGCTGCCGCCGGTTCCTGGAGGCGGCCCGCTGCCTGGCGGTACTGGCCGAGTCGGGATCGTTCGCCCTGCTGCCGCGGCTGATCGGCGAGGACGAGGCCACCGCCGCCGCGATCGTGCAGGCACTGACCGAGTCGGGCATCCTGGACGGGCAGCGATATCGGCATCCCGCGGCGCGAACCGCCGTCCTCGGCGAGCTCGGCAGCGCCGAACGCGCCGAAATGCATCGTCGCGTCGCCGATCTGCTCTACGACGACGACCGCCGGCCCGACCGCATCGCGGTCCATCTGGTCGCGGCCGCGGATGTGCGCGAACCCTGGGCGTTCGAGATCCTGGTGACCGCGGCGCGCGAGGCGTTGCGGCGCGACGATCCCGACTTCGCCGCCAAATGCCTGCGGACCGCCGAACCCGCGGCGGTGACCGCGAAAGAGCAAGTGGCGCTGGCGATTCTGCGCATTCATGTGGAATCGCACAGCAATCCGGACAACATCACCGAATCGGTGGCGACCGTCCTCGAGGCGGTGCGCGCGGGCCGGGTGCCCGTGGATCAGATGGTCGGACTGCTGAATCCGCTGCTGTGGCAGGGGCGCGCGGGCGCGGCGACCACGATCCTCGAGCGCATCGAACAGTCCGATGCCGCACTGGACGATCGCAGTTCCGCCGATCTCACCTCGATCCGCACCTGGATGCGGTCGACCCATCCCGGTCTGCTGGCCGGCGCCGGGTGCCTCGGCGAACCGTCGGGCGGCGCCCGGGTGCGCATCATCGCCAACCGGTCGGTGCGCGGTCCCGGCCTGCTGGCCGACGTCCTCGAGATCGGCCCCACCGAGCACACCGTCCCGACGGCGGAGTGGTTGTTGCAGACCACCCGGTTGTCGGGTCCGTCGCTGCCGTCGATCGTGTCCGCGCTGCTGGCCCTGATCCACGCCGATCGGGTCGATCTCGCGGAGCGCTGGTGTGATTCGCTGGTGCGCGAATCGGCCGCACAGGACGCCGAGACCTGGCAGGCGCTGCTCACCGGCACCCGCGCCGAGATCGCCATCCGGCGCGGCGACATGGTGGCGGCCCGTCGCCACGGCCTGGCGGCACTGGAGCTGATACCGCGCCAGGCGTGGGGAGTGGCCCTGGGCACCGTGATCTCGCGCGTGCTGATCGCCGCGACGGCGCTGGGCGACTGGCAGACCGCCGGTGATTGCCTGATCCAGTTGCCCGACGCCGTATTCGACACCCGCTACGGTGTG
Encoded here:
- a CDS encoding FAD/NAD(P)-binding protein → MSESASPVVAIVGAGPKGIGVLERICAGAPELLGDRNLVVHLIDPYPPGPGRVWRHDQSPLLLMNSKAADVTMFTDDSVRCEGPPRPGPTLAEWVEQVRDGALNADIDPGLRDELHRATPATFHTRRMQSAYLSWCYRRILDTRPDSVEVRVHGTEAIDLTESGDDQLVWLRGEPRPLRADVVVLTVGHLDGETDETGRALSDFAHRHGRAYFPPGYTADTDLSPIAPGESVLVRGFGLAFIDLLTLLTEGRGGSYETADDGALVYRPSGAEPVLHIGSRRGVPYRPKPGYGLRGAAAQLPCFFGPDEIAALAARPGPIRFRPDLWPLIAKELGWGYYTELFTAHPERVRMEFAEFAERYRELDWDSAELRTLVAKSVPAAEDRFDPDELDRPLTAATAADAPALAARVREHITRVLERGGDSAFSADLGAVTAMLSVFRQLPTAVATGKLDPASQLFDVDGWWFGFFSYIGSGPPRARLEELLALERAGIVSFVGPDMWVATDEERGLFLGGSRQAPGTVTATALVDARLPPPDVTRTTNPIVRALHERGRLGAERLVGESSAYSTGRIHTSGIDGQLFDAAGVVHPRRFALGPHTSLRIAGAFSRPHTNALGFRENDSVAQQVLRLVGADRPIRQPQR
- a CDS encoding VOC family protein — encoded protein: MAHQTRKTYARVLTNDLKDTVGVLRELVGRDPDFEVTFGRFDIALIGDFCVVAGTDEALDRYRGTVGPVIVADLDATVTLLEGAGAEVTVAPFEGPAGRGFLVRHPDGVEFEYVQFRPELARRVFG
- a CDS encoding helix-turn-helix transcriptional regulator, whose translation is MVAKERDEGAPLFVERRSQLVTLERIHHQCIAGKGGISLIAGPVGSGKTELLEIFAEQLSAAGTTILEAVGSPRECDQAFGILQQLFAGLRDRADYTRVRQLLSDSASRLTGPDGERDAQVLRNHANQELWAMVRRLSAQAPVAIIVDDLHYADLASLQSLLYFSGRLRSARVMIVGTRTDLPSFAGDQRAVLVTELLRRPRFHLLRTGPLTVDGVRETLAERIGVPVGPGLAESWHRLTGGSPFLLRALTEDNGSAGLTLAQRLSEPVAGVEFAKAALACAHRGCRRFLEAARCLAVLAESGSFALLPRLIGEDEATAAAIVQALTESGILDGQRYRHPAARTAVLGELGSAERAEMHRRVADLLYDDDRRPDRIAVHLVAAADVREPWAFEILVTAAREALRRDDPDFAAKCLRTAEPAAVTAKEQVALAILRIHVESHSNPDNITESVATVLEAVRAGRVPVDQMVGLLNPLLWQGRAGAATTILERIEQSDAALDDRSSADLTSIRTWMRSTHPGLLAGAGCLGEPSGGARVRIIANRSVRGPGLLADVLEIGPTEHTVPTAEWLLQTTRLSGPSLPSIVSALLALIHADRVDLAERWCDSLVRESAAQDAETWQALLTGTRAEIAIRRGDMVAARRHGLAALELIPRQAWGVALGTVISRVLIAATALGDWQTAGDCLIQLPDAVFDTRYGVQFLYARGRRLLAGDRLRAALDDLSTCGRLMGEWGIDQPTFLPWRADAVAVLLRLGRERQAAELAAEQLGRTNARQPRAYGIALRTVAAAERDDGARRDVLLRAIESLENSPDRMELAYALADLGDVQVRLGEPRRARQTAQRATRLAEELSLEPLLHRLDIGRRPIESVLSVRAAGPEDGDSDVLSAAERRVVMLAAGGRTNREIAAELYITVSTVEQHLTRVYRKLRVKGRGDLAAYLHGGFTPRGVEVELRPRTGGQDLGRRGAA